The following coding sequences are from one Elusimicrobium minutum Pei191 window:
- a CDS encoding YerC/YecD family TrpR-related protein, which translates to MKKHLSLFKALLLLKNEKEVEKFLKDICTPSELRDLQERWLVAQMLEEGDSYRGINEATGISTTTVGRVARFLNDENYGGYKLILERVKK; encoded by the coding sequence ATGAAAAAACATTTATCTTTATTTAAAGCGCTTTTACTGCTTAAAAATGAGAAAGAGGTTGAAAAATTTTTAAAAGATATCTGCACTCCTTCGGAGTTGCGTGATTTACAGGAACGCTGGCTTGTGGCTCAAATGCTTGAAGAGGGTGATTCCTACCGCGGCATTAATGAAGCCACGGGCATAAGCACCACAACGGTGGGCCGTGTGGCCAGGTTTTTAAACGATGAAAATTACGGCGGATATAAACTTATATTAGAGAGAGTAAAAAAGTGA
- the hisG gene encoding ATP phosphoribosyltransferase: MKNKETRLNIALQKSGRLSEKSFELLSKCGLELAQGKRSLICRSQELPVDVLLLRDDDVPTFVSEGVCDIGIVGQNVLLEETLGTKEGENLETVMELGFSGCRLSIALPKEKEYNSLEDIKGCKLATTYPKILQNFLDKNKINAMAVKMEGSVEIAPSLGLADGICDIVSSGATLEAHGLVEVEKIFQSQAVLVGRKNMSVEKRAILVTILERIKGVRAAAKSKYVMLNAPKSKLKDICALLPGSESPTIIPLADENKVAVHAVCLEPVFWSTMESLKSAGATSVLILPIEKMLV, from the coding sequence GTGAAAAATAAAGAGACGAGATTAAACATAGCTTTACAAAAATCAGGCAGGCTTTCAGAAAAAAGTTTTGAACTTCTTTCCAAATGCGGTTTGGAGCTTGCGCAGGGGAAAAGAAGCCTTATATGCCGTTCGCAGGAACTTCCGGTAGATGTTTTACTTTTAAGAGATGACGACGTGCCCACCTTTGTTTCCGAAGGCGTGTGTGATATAGGCATTGTCGGGCAAAACGTGCTTTTAGAGGAAACTTTAGGCACTAAAGAAGGGGAAAATTTGGAAACTGTTATGGAGCTGGGCTTTTCGGGCTGCCGCCTTTCAATAGCGCTTCCTAAAGAAAAAGAATATAATTCTTTAGAGGATATTAAAGGTTGCAAACTGGCAACCACTTACCCTAAAATACTGCAAAACTTTTTAGATAAAAATAAAATTAACGCCATGGCTGTTAAAATGGAAGGTTCTGTTGAAATAGCGCCTTCTTTAGGCCTTGCCGACGGTATTTGCGATATAGTTTCCTCCGGCGCTACATTAGAAGCGCACGGTTTAGTTGAGGTGGAAAAAATATTCCAATCTCAAGCGGTGCTTGTGGGGCGCAAAAATATGAGCGTCGAAAAAAGAGCGATACTTGTAACTATTTTAGAACGTATTAAAGGCGTGAGAGCGGCGGCTAAAAGCAAATATGTTATGTTAAACGCGCCTAAATCTAAATTAAAAGATATCTGCGCTTTATTGCCTGGTTCCGAATCGCCCACAATAATACCTTTAGCTGATGAAAACAAAGTGGCCGTACACGCCGTTTGTTTGGAGCCTGTATTTTGGTCCACAATGGAATCGCTTAAATCGGCGGGCGCTACCAGCGTGCTTATTTTACCTATAGAAAAAATGCTTGTTTAA
- a CDS encoding aminotransferase class V-fold PLP-dependent enzyme, which translates to MNIPNEILPDVTFACGPSQGHPDFRNTPLSETYFEKSHRSALLSQGLYKEATENIKNLLQIPQDYELFFFHGGATPAMDAIVWNLTKNSISGLSFGAFSKLWAKKIAGALPSDIKKDFKSPAEGEYFPKEKADYKASLVILTPNETSMGVQISNKYLEEAWAQKGEDTIIAWDCTSCAGGRLLPSGKFDVMLFSLQKCFGAPGGTSVIILSPKAVKRAEEIKASGRNIPYILQFEEALAKVKKYQTVNTPSTTNIWLANEAAKWMLANGGLKAMDELCRKHAKAVLDFAAKTDYLEPLIKDEDNRSYTTLTLKITDSKLKDADISSAIKKCGKGCLSDGISKYSSVEDNSLRIACFPFVDINGTEQFEKLAKTIDFVVKELRK; encoded by the coding sequence ATGAATATACCTAATGAAATTCTGCCTGACGTTACCTTCGCTTGCGGGCCCAGCCAGGGGCACCCTGACTTTAGAAACACGCCTTTGTCCGAAACATATTTTGAAAAATCCCACAGGTCAGCTCTCTTATCGCAAGGGCTTTATAAAGAAGCTACGGAAAACATTAAAAACCTTTTGCAAATACCGCAAGATTATGAATTATTTTTCTTCCACGGCGGGGCCACCCCTGCTATGGATGCGATTGTATGGAATTTAACAAAAAATTCTATTTCGGGTTTATCTTTTGGCGCGTTTTCCAAATTATGGGCAAAAAAAATAGCCGGTGCTTTACCGTCCGATATTAAAAAAGATTTTAAATCACCCGCCGAAGGCGAATACTTTCCCAAAGAAAAGGCGGATTACAAAGCAAGCCTGGTTATTTTAACCCCTAATGAAACATCAATGGGCGTGCAGATTTCCAATAAGTATTTAGAAGAAGCCTGGGCCCAAAAAGGAGAGGACACTATTATAGCGTGGGACTGCACTTCCTGCGCCGGGGGTAGGTTATTACCCTCGGGCAAATTTGACGTTATGTTATTTTCCTTGCAAAAATGTTTTGGCGCGCCGGGCGGAACAAGCGTTATTATTTTAAGCCCCAAAGCTGTTAAAAGGGCTGAGGAAATTAAAGCCTCAGGCCGTAATATTCCTTATATACTACAGTTTGAGGAAGCTCTTGCCAAGGTAAAAAAATACCAAACGGTTAACACCCCAAGCACGACTAACATATGGCTTGCCAACGAGGCAGCCAAATGGATGCTTGCAAACGGCGGGTTGAAAGCTATGGACGAGCTTTGCCGCAAACACGCTAAAGCCGTTTTAGACTTTGCCGCTAAAACAGATTATCTTGAACCTTTAATAAAAGATGAGGACAACCGCTCCTACACCACATTAACACTAAAAATAACAGACTCTAAATTAAAAGACGCGGACATTTCCTCAGCCATAAAAAAATGTGGAAAAGGCTGCTTGTCCGACGGTATAAGCAAATATTCCAGCGTGGAGGATAATTCGCTTAGAATAGCTTGTTTCCCGTTTGTTGACATCAACGGCACGGAGCAGTTTGAAAAACTTGCCAAGACAATAGATTTTGTAGTTAAGGAGCTTAGAAAATAG
- the hisD gene encoding histidinol dehydrogenase: MKIYNYATLTKKEIKALSERSYLMPEKLKQAVWETGLQVMKRGDKAIKELTAAFDGVTLSSLKVSVKEFKQAEKLVSNELKDAIKTASENIAKFHKSQLKTKEPVIETSKGIECWREFKALGTAGLYVPGGSAPLFSTVLMLAVPAKIAGCKKVYICTPPCKNGLIAPEILFAAKTAGVDEVYKIGGAQAVFAMAYGTQTVPKADKIFGPGNQYVTQAKMEVSSFTAIDMPAGPSEVLIIAEESTNASYAAADILSQAEHGPDSQAVLACSSKNKIKEIIAEVDAQLKKLGRKSIAAKALGKSFIMQTRNTKESVEFSNIYAPEHLILNFKDWKKYLTSVQNAGSVFCGTLATESFGDYASGTNHTLPTSGFAKSFGGLNTQSFGKWITYQTVSAQGLRGLGKTVEIMAEAEGLTAHKNAVTIRIENEK, translated from the coding sequence ATGAAAATATATAATTATGCAACTTTAACTAAAAAAGAAATTAAAGCTTTGTCCGAGCGGTCTTATCTGATGCCTGAAAAATTAAAACAGGCTGTTTGGGAAACGGGCCTTCAGGTTATGAAAAGGGGGGATAAAGCTATAAAAGAATTAACCGCCGCTTTTGACGGCGTTACTCTTTCGTCCTTAAAAGTAAGCGTGAAAGAATTTAAACAAGCCGAAAAACTTGTAAGCAACGAGTTAAAAGACGCAATCAAAACAGCATCTGAAAATATAGCTAAATTCCATAAATCGCAGTTAAAAACAAAAGAGCCTGTTATAGAAACATCCAAAGGCATTGAATGCTGGCGTGAATTTAAGGCTTTGGGTACTGCGGGGCTTTATGTTCCGGGCGGCAGCGCGCCTTTATTTTCAACGGTGCTTATGCTTGCTGTGCCGGCTAAAATAGCAGGTTGTAAAAAAGTTTATATTTGCACGCCTCCTTGTAAAAACGGGCTTATAGCGCCGGAAATTTTGTTTGCCGCTAAAACCGCGGGAGTGGATGAGGTTTACAAAATAGGCGGCGCCCAGGCTGTTTTTGCCATGGCTTACGGCACCCAGACAGTGCCCAAGGCGGATAAAATTTTCGGCCCGGGCAACCAGTATGTAACGCAGGCCAAAATGGAAGTTTCTTCTTTTACGGCTATAGATATGCCCGCCGGCCCTTCAGAAGTGCTTATAATAGCGGAGGAAAGCACAAACGCCTCTTACGCGGCGGCCGACATTTTAAGCCAGGCGGAACACGGGCCTGATTCACAGGCTGTTTTAGCGTGTTCAAGCAAAAATAAAATAAAAGAAATTATAGCGGAAGTGGACGCCCAGCTTAAAAAATTGGGAAGAAAAAGCATTGCCGCTAAAGCTTTGGGCAAAAGCTTTATAATGCAAACCCGTAATACTAAAGAATCAGTCGAGTTTTCCAATATTTACGCGCCTGAGCATTTGATATTAAATTTTAAGGATTGGAAAAAATATTTAACTTCTGTTCAAAACGCGGGCTCTGTATTTTGCGGAACATTGGCTACAGAGTCTTTTGGCGATTACGCCAGCGGCACTAACCACACTTTACCGACATCGGGCTTCGCCAAAAGTTTTGGCGGATTAAATACACAAAGTTTCGGTAAATGGATTACTTACCAAACAGTTTCTGCCCAAGGCTTGCGCGGGCTTGGTAAAACGGTTGAAATTATGGCCGAGGCCGAAGGCCTTACGGCGCACAAAAACGCCGTTACTATAAGGATTGAAAATGAAAAATAA
- a CDS encoding acetate kinase — MIILFLNCGSSSVRYSVYDWARKESLAAGLVERVTMPGTAITHERPGKDKVSFEKECKDHTEAVKLVVDTLINKEYGVINDVKLISAVGHRIVHGGKFAKSVLVDDAVMKELKEISDLAPLHNPAHIMGIEAAQKIIPGVKNICIMDTAFHQTMPDHVFMYALPYEWYTDLKVRRYGFHGSSVLYCAKRAAVLLGKKSNEVNVIVCHIGNGASITAVKEGKCFDTSMGLTPLEGLVMGTRSGDIDPAIPFYVMSKTGVSPDDMYNTLNKGSGVLAVSGKSADRRDVELAAEAGDQRCQLAVDMESYRIKKYIGAYAAALGRVDAVVWTAGVGERGPVIREKALRDLEYMGLEYDHDKNFSALTKNAESEITAPNSKVKSFVIPTDEEIVGVEDIVAILENRYDVHTKYTYIFEDKNYRNKLRDELFAKEIAKKPFLLKAAVNVPENIKNLVK; from the coding sequence ATGATAATATTGTTTTTAAATTGCGGCAGTTCATCCGTACGCTACAGCGTTTACGACTGGGCCCGAAAAGAAAGTCTGGCCGCCGGCCTTGTTGAAAGGGTTACAATGCCCGGCACTGCGATTACCCATGAACGCCCCGGCAAAGATAAAGTTTCTTTTGAAAAGGAATGTAAAGACCATACGGAAGCCGTTAAGTTAGTTGTAGATACCCTTATCAATAAAGAATACGGCGTTATAAATGATGTTAAACTTATTTCGGCTGTTGGGCACCGCATAGTTCACGGCGGCAAATTCGCAAAATCAGTGCTTGTTGACGACGCTGTTATGAAAGAACTTAAAGAAATTTCCGACCTTGCCCCCCTTCACAATCCTGCGCACATTATGGGTATAGAAGCGGCTCAAAAAATTATTCCCGGCGTTAAAAACATTTGTATTATGGATACCGCGTTTCACCAAACAATGCCTGACCATGTTTTTATGTACGCTTTACCGTATGAATGGTATACGGACTTAAAAGTAAGAAGGTACGGCTTTCACGGTTCATCGGTTTTATATTGCGCTAAAAGAGCTGCTGTTCTTTTAGGCAAAAAATCAAATGAAGTTAACGTTATTGTCTGCCATATTGGCAACGGCGCAAGCATAACCGCTGTTAAAGAAGGCAAATGCTTTGACACAAGCATGGGTTTAACCCCGCTTGAAGGCCTTGTTATGGGCACGAGATCAGGCGATATTGACCCCGCTATTCCTTTTTATGTAATGTCTAAAACAGGTGTATCACCTGATGATATGTACAATACTTTAAATAAAGGATCGGGCGTTTTGGCCGTTTCAGGCAAATCAGCGGACAGACGTGACGTAGAGCTTGCCGCCGAAGCGGGTGACCAGCGCTGCCAACTTGCGGTAGATATGGAATCTTACCGCATTAAAAAATACATTGGTGCTTACGCCGCCGCTTTAGGCCGTGTTGACGCCGTTGTTTGGACAGCGGGCGTAGGTGAAAGAGGCCCGGTAATAAGAGAAAAAGCGCTTAGAGACCTTGAATATATGGGCCTTGAATATGATCATGACAAAAACTTTTCCGCCCTTACCAAAAACGCCGAAAGCGAAATTACAGCACCAAACAGCAAGGTAAAATCCTTTGTTATTCCTACCGATGAGGAAATTGTAGGCGTTGAGGATATTGTGGCTATACTTGAAAACAGGTATGACGTTCACACAAAATACACATATATCTTTGAAGATAAGAACTACCGCAACAAATTAAGAGATGAGCTTTTTGCCAAAGAAATCGCCAAAAAGCCATTCTTGCTAAAAGCGGCTGTCAATGTGCCGGAAAATATAAAAAACTTAGTTAAATAA
- the hisB gene encoding bifunctional histidinol-phosphatase/imidazoleglycerol-phosphate dehydratase HisB: protein MKNKKTLFIDRDGTLIFEPIATKQINSLDEMFFTKGVISALKRFKQAGYSLVIVTNQDALGTPENPRKVYENINNKMFAIFASEDIFFNAVLECPHNKTDGCACRKPKTKLGVNYIKNNPVDLENSYMIGDRDTDVEFGENLGIKSFKLTKKLGWAEIAGEILDKPRKAQVIRKTKETNIKLNLNLDGKGQTKSNTGIEFFDHCLDQLGKHGGFDLQIKCKGDLCVDEHHTVEDTALALGQAFKTALGDKRGIERYAWERILVMDDAKVEISIDISNRPYLVFKGKFDREYAGKMPTELVEHFFESFVSASGINMNIKIEGKNTHHKIEACFKAFARVLRDAVKITGTKVSSTKGIL from the coding sequence ATGAAAAATAAAAAAACGCTTTTTATTGACAGGGACGGCACCTTGATTTTTGAGCCGATTGCCACAAAGCAAATAAATTCGCTTGATGAAATGTTTTTTACAAAAGGCGTTATCAGCGCTTTAAAACGTTTTAAACAGGCGGGGTACAGCCTTGTTATCGTTACCAACCAGGACGCTTTGGGTACACCTGAAAACCCTCGTAAAGTATATGAGAACATTAATAATAAAATGTTCGCAATTTTTGCTTCCGAAGACATTTTTTTTAACGCTGTTTTAGAATGCCCGCATAATAAAACGGACGGCTGCGCCTGTCGTAAACCAAAAACTAAATTGGGCGTTAATTACATAAAAAATAATCCCGTGGATTTAGAAAATTCTTATATGATAGGGGATAGAGACACCGACGTTGAATTTGGTGAAAACCTTGGCATAAAAAGTTTTAAACTTACTAAAAAATTAGGCTGGGCGGAAATAGCGGGTGAAATTTTAGATAAGCCCCGCAAAGCCCAAGTTATAAGAAAAACCAAAGAAACAAACATAAAATTAAACCTTAATCTTGACGGTAAAGGACAAACAAAAAGTAATACGGGTATTGAATTTTTTGACCACTGCCTTGACCAGCTTGGCAAGCACGGCGGGTTTGATTTGCAAATAAAATGCAAAGGCGATTTATGCGTGGACGAACATCACACCGTTGAAGACACGGCGCTCGCGCTGGGGCAAGCCTTTAAAACGGCGCTCGGCGATAAGCGCGGTATAGAGCGTTATGCCTGGGAAAGAATTTTAGTTATGGATGACGCTAAAGTTGAAATAAGCATAGATATTTCAAACAGGCCTTACCTTGTTTTTAAAGGCAAGTTTGACCGTGAATACGCAGGCAAAATGCCCACGGAACTTGTGGAACACTTTTTTGAAAGTTTTGTGTCCGCCTCAGGCATTAATATGAATATAAAAATTGAGGGTAAAAACACCCACCATAAAATTGAGGCGTGCTTTAAAGCGTTTGCTAGAGTTTTGAGAGATGCCGTTAAAATAACAGGTACTAAAGTGTCCTCAACAAAGGGAATTTTATGA
- the hisC gene encoding histidinol-phosphate transaminase, giving the protein MSVLNLVRKELLALSPYAADNFDNKKIYLNANENPFCLPFAPECNRYPMIRPAKLIKALASYYKANEKNITVTAGSDNAIDLIIRVFCRAGKDSVLICPPTFSMYSVYAKVQNAKILEVPLKDEKLDVKNIIKTIKTKKPKVCFIPNPSAPLGVLFNQKDILTVIKSAKKTTMVVLDEAYIDFAKADSFTKYINKYPNLIVLKTLSKACAMAGARVGAAIALKEVTTVLNAVVPPYPLAAGSISTAVKLLTSSKELAKNKRNIKIILKERERMKKELKKLSFINYIYPSQTNFLFIKISKEADFFNYLLKNKIVVRCFPRYGIRITVSNKTENNCLLKAAKQYT; this is encoded by the coding sequence ATGTCCGTTTTAAATTTGGTAAGAAAAGAACTTTTAGCCCTTTCGCCCTACGCGGCCGATAACTTTGATAATAAAAAAATATACCTTAACGCCAATGAAAACCCTTTTTGCCTGCCCTTCGCGCCAGAGTGCAACCGCTACCCTATGATAAGGCCCGCAAAATTAATTAAAGCTTTGGCTTCTTATTATAAGGCAAATGAAAAAAACATTACCGTTACCGCCGGCAGCGACAACGCCATAGATCTTATTATCCGTGTTTTTTGCCGCGCCGGTAAAGACAGCGTTTTAATATGTCCCCCGACTTTTAGCATGTACTCCGTATACGCCAAAGTGCAAAACGCCAAAATTTTAGAAGTTCCTTTAAAAGATGAAAAACTTGATGTAAAAAATATAATTAAAACAATAAAAACAAAAAAGCCTAAAGTATGCTTTATTCCAAATCCTTCGGCTCCGCTTGGCGTTTTATTTAACCAAAAAGATATTTTAACCGTTATAAAATCCGCAAAAAAAACAACTATGGTTGTGCTTGACGAGGCTTACATAGACTTCGCTAAAGCTGATTCCTTTACCAAATATATAAATAAATATCCTAATTTAATAGTTTTAAAAACGCTGTCTAAAGCGTGCGCCATGGCAGGGGCCAGAGTAGGCGCGGCCATAGCTTTAAAAGAAGTAACAACTGTTCTTAACGCCGTAGTACCCCCGTATCCTTTGGCGGCCGGGTCAATTTCAACGGCGGTTAAGCTTTTAACCTCATCAAAAGAGCTGGCTAAAAACAAGCGTAATATAAAAATTATTTTAAAAGAACGCGAAAGAATGAAAAAAGAACTTAAAAAACTTTCGTTTATTAACTATATATATCCCAGCCAAACAAACTTTTTATTTATTAAAATATCTAAAGAAGCTGATTTTTTTAATTATTTATTAAAAAATAAAATTGTAGTGCGTTGTTTTCCAAGGTACGGAATAAGAATAACTGTTTCCAATAAAACAGAAAATAACTGTTTATTAAAAGCCGCTAAACAATACACTTAA
- the hisA gene encoding 1-(5-phosphoribosyl)-5-[(5-phosphoribosylamino)methylideneamino]imidazole-4-carboxamide isomerase has product MIIFPAIDILDGKCVRLFKGDFNKTTVYENDPVKTAKDFESQGSKYLHIVDLDGAKNPLNRQSEIIKRIALETELNIQTGGGIRSEEQIKDYLDNGVSSVIVGSMAAVEPEKAKGWIKTFGKERIVLSLDVNIVNNEPFVAAYGWQGSSGKNLFDLINGYTLQGLRVLCTDISRDGALQGPNIDLYKNVLNKCPGVELQASGGVAGLNDLIKLKETGVHGVIVGKALYERKFTLREALSI; this is encoded by the coding sequence ATGATTATCTTTCCCGCCATTGATATTTTAGACGGCAAATGCGTACGTTTATTTAAAGGTGATTTTAATAAGACAACCGTTTATGAAAACGATCCAGTTAAAACGGCTAAAGACTTTGAGTCGCAAGGCTCAAAATATCTGCACATTGTGGATTTGGACGGGGCCAAAAACCCTTTAAACCGCCAGAGTGAAATAATAAAGCGTATAGCTCTGGAAACAGAATTAAATATTCAAACAGGCGGCGGTATCAGGAGTGAGGAACAAATAAAAGATTACCTTGATAACGGCGTATCAAGCGTTATTGTAGGCAGCATGGCCGCGGTTGAGCCTGAAAAGGCCAAAGGGTGGATAAAAACTTTCGGCAAAGAGCGCATAGTGCTTTCTTTAGATGTAAATATTGTTAATAATGAACCTTTTGTTGCAGCTTACGGCTGGCAGGGCAGCTCCGGCAAAAATCTGTTTGATCTTATAAACGGCTATACATTGCAAGGCCTGCGGGTTTTATGTACGGACATCAGCCGTGACGGCGCGCTCCAAGGCCCTAATATCGACTTATACAAAAATGTTTTAAACAAATGCCCTGGGGTTGAACTGCAAGCTTCAGGCGGCGTGGCCGGGCTAAATGATTTGATAAAACTTAAAGAAACGGGTGTTCACGGCGTAATAGTGGGCAAAGCGCTTTATGAGCGTAAATTTACATTAAGAGAGGCGTTATCAATATGA
- the hisIE gene encoding bifunctional phosphoribosyl-AMP cyclohydrolase/phosphoribosyl-ATP diphosphatase HisIE has protein sequence MTDVNKVDFNKSGGLVPVIVQDNKTMRVLMLGYMNKEALEQTLKTKKITFFSRSKNRLWIKGETSGNFLTLESISQDCDNDALLARATPLGPVCHTGETSCFGDGSANSLAWLSKLEDVIEKRKKADPKESYTAKLFERGIERIAQKVGEEGLETALAAVAPAKAAELPGEAADLIFHLLVLLNAKGLNLADICQVLEQRHK, from the coding sequence ATGACAGACGTAAATAAAGTTGATTTTAATAAATCCGGCGGTCTTGTTCCCGTTATAGTGCAAGACAATAAAACAATGCGGGTATTAATGTTAGGCTATATGAATAAAGAAGCGCTTGAACAAACTTTAAAAACAAAAAAAATAACATTCTTCAGCCGCAGTAAAAACAGACTTTGGATAAAAGGGGAAACCAGCGGCAATTTTTTAACGCTTGAAAGCATCAGCCAAGATTGCGATAACGATGCCCTTTTAGCGCGCGCCACGCCCTTGGGGCCGGTATGCCACACGGGGGAAACTTCCTGCTTTGGCGATGGTTCAGCCAACTCTTTAGCGTGGCTTTCAAAGTTAGAAGACGTAATTGAAAAGCGTAAAAAAGCGGACCCTAAAGAAAGTTACACAGCAAAACTTTTTGAAAGAGGCATAGAAAGAATAGCCCAAAAAGTGGGGGAAGAAGGCCTTGAAACGGCACTTGCCGCGGTAGCTCCGGCTAAAGCGGCGGAATTGCCGGGCGAAGCGGCGGATCTTATATTCCACCTTCTTGTTCTTTTAAATGCGAAAGGACTTAATCTCGCCGATATCTGCCAAGTTTTAGAACAAAGACATAAATAA
- a CDS encoding TM0106 family RecB-like putative nuclease → MSLEENLYNTFSAGRAPDEKIDFHASKMFSLLEDPFGIWCDFHAPREASVFESNRYENLKVRTDKSNRDSWITQNFPNTFFIKADNITERFKATLAAMARGEEAIASASLWNLPENVFCGVNLLVKIPGEESVFGPYHYKIIQLKRAHDIKDHYSLQVSLSNKILWQIQGVFPTYARVILNGKDAKINCVLMSERLEQELAKWRGIKDGTFEPEPHKPPKAASSPWRVYANKVVTERKDLLMLPHLSAAMRNLLKEAGYKTTDDVANADLNVLKTILEDPWATESYYTSIAYMHNKPVLKEEGVFPPPRKKHNLYFDFEATETFTKDNESFVYLIGVWDAEENKFISFVAKNKEEEEKIFSDFFDYIKEPQDTILYHWTEYEVKKMRSLASKYPDIAQKLNALANMCLDLKILIGKAFYLPSPSLSLKAAAPAFGFNWRQGDCGAMDSMVFYTNWCKTGDNNLIEKVLMYNEDDCKAMIYLDEYLQKIEIIKPVK, encoded by the coding sequence ATGTCATTAGAAGAAAATTTATACAACACCTTTTCAGCCGGCCGCGCGCCTGATGAAAAAATTGATTTCCACGCGTCCAAAATGTTCTCTCTTCTGGAGGATCCTTTCGGCATATGGTGTGATTTTCACGCCCCGAGAGAAGCTTCCGTTTTTGAATCTAACCGTTATGAAAACCTTAAAGTCAGAACGGATAAATCTAACCGAGATTCGTGGATAACTCAAAACTTCCCTAACACTTTTTTTATCAAGGCCGACAATATAACAGAACGTTTTAAAGCCACCTTAGCCGCAATGGCAAGGGGTGAGGAAGCCATAGCCAGCGCTTCTTTATGGAATTTGCCCGAAAATGTTTTTTGCGGAGTAAACCTGCTTGTTAAAATACCCGGCGAGGAAAGCGTATTCGGCCCCTACCATTATAAAATAATTCAGTTAAAAAGAGCTCATGACATTAAAGACCATTACAGTTTGCAGGTATCTCTTTCAAACAAAATTTTATGGCAAATACAAGGCGTGTTTCCTACCTACGCCAGAGTTATTTTAAACGGTAAAGACGCTAAAATAAACTGCGTGCTTATGTCTGAGCGTCTTGAGCAGGAACTTGCAAAATGGCGCGGAATTAAAGACGGTACTTTTGAGCCTGAGCCGCACAAGCCGCCTAAAGCGGCCTCTTCACCGTGGAGGGTATACGCAAATAAAGTTGTTACCGAGCGTAAAGATTTGCTTATGTTGCCTCATTTAAGCGCCGCCATGAGAAATTTACTTAAAGAAGCGGGTTACAAAACTACCGATGACGTTGCCAATGCGGATTTAAATGTTTTAAAAACAATTTTAGAAGATCCTTGGGCAACGGAAAGCTATTACACTTCCATTGCTTACATGCATAATAAACCGGTTTTAAAAGAAGAAGGTGTTTTCCCGCCGCCGCGCAAAAAACATAATTTATATTTTGATTTTGAAGCCACGGAAACTTTTACCAAAGACAACGAGTCATTTGTCTATCTTATAGGTGTTTGGGATGCGGAGGAAAATAAATTTATAAGTTTTGTGGCTAAAAATAAAGAGGAAGAGGAAAAGATATTCTCTGATTTCTTTGACTATATAAAAGAACCGCAAGACACCATACTTTACCATTGGACTGAGTATGAAGTTAAAAAAATGCGTTCTTTGGCCTCAAAATACCCTGATATAGCGCAAAAGCTTAACGCCCTTGCCAATATGTGTCTGGACCTTAAAATCTTAATAGGAAAGGCTTTTTACCTGCCCAGTCCCAGTTTATCTTTAAAAGCGGCCGCGCCCGCGTTTGGATTTAACTGGCGCCAGGGCGATTGCGGCGCTATGGACAGCATGGTGTTTTATACCAACTGGTGTAAAACAGGCGACAACAATTTAATAGAAAAGGTTTTAATGTATAATGAGGACGACTGCAAAGCTATGATTTATTTAGACGAATACCTGCAAAAAATAGAAATTATTAAACCTGTTAAATAG